One part of the Pseudopipra pipra isolate bDixPip1 chromosome 3, bDixPip1.hap1, whole genome shotgun sequence genome encodes these proteins:
- the SFT2D1 gene encoding vesicle transport protein SFT2A isoform X1, with translation MEKLRRVLAGQDDEEQGLTAQVLDASTLSFGTRVRWFAICFVAGIVCSFLGTALLWLPKGIKLFAVFYTLGNIAALASTCFLMGPLKQLKAMFDPKRLIATIVMLLCLVLTLCAVFWWNKKGLAMLFCILQFLAMTWYSLSYIPFARDAVIKCFSSCLG, from the exons ATGGAGAAGCTGCGGCGGGTGCTGGCCGGGCAGGACGACGAGGAGCAGGGACTGACGGCGCAG GTCCTTGATGCCTCAACACTCAGCTTTGGTACTCGAGTCAGATGGTTTGCCATATGCTTTGTTGCTGGCATCGTGTGCTcttttctt GGAACAGCGTTGCTATGGCTCCCAAAGGGGATCAAACTTTTTGCAGTGTTCTACACCCTGGGAAATATTGCTGCATTAGCCAG TACATGTTTCCTGATGGGGCCACTGAAGCAATTGAAAGCAATGTTTGATCCAAAACGATTAATAGCTACAATTGTGATGTTG CTTTGCCTAGTATTGACTCTTTGTGCTGTATTCTGG TGGAACAAAAAAGGTTTGGCGATGTTATTCTGCATATTGCAGTTTTTGGCAATGACCTG gTATAGTCTGTCTTATATTCCTTTTGCAAG ggaTGCTGTGATTAAATGCTTCTCATCCTGTCTAGGGTAA
- the SFT2D1 gene encoding vesicle transport protein SFT2A isoform X3 yields the protein MSAPRGRPTEPPGPPHRRATAQRAGAARATASGGASLPGWAGARRWSGSRPVPSRPVPFRSVPFPGAARPGPAGGRAGMEKLRRVLAGQDDEEQGLTAQDKVLDLTRSLMPQHSALVLESDGLPYALLLASCALFFTCFLMGPLKQLKAMFDPKRLIATIVMLV from the exons ATGTCTGCCCCACGAGGGCGCCCGACAGAGCCGCCGGGACCCCCCCACCGCAGGGCCACCGCCCAGCGCGCAGGCGCGGCCCGAGCCACGGCCTCGGGGGGCGCGTCACTTCCAGGCTGGGCCGGGGCCCGGCGGTGGAGCGgctcccgtcccgtcccgtcccgtcccgtcccgttCCGTTCCGTTCCGTTCCCCGGCGCGGCCCGTCCCGGCCCGGCGGGAGGGAGGGCCGGCATGGAGAAGCTGCGGCGGGTGCTGGCCGGGCAGGACGACGAGGAGCAGGGACTGACGGCGCAG GATAAAGTGTTGGACCTAACAAG GTCCTTGATGCCTCAACACTCAGCTTTGGTACTCGAGTCAGATGGTTTGCCATATGCTTTGTTGCTGGCATCGTGTGCTcttttctt TACATGTTTCCTGATGGGGCCACTGAAGCAATTGAAAGCAATGTTTGATCCAAAACGATTAATAGCTACAATTGTGATGTTG gTATAG
- the PRR18 gene encoding proline-rich protein 18 — translation MPTPRRGRVFPGRAKGGKGGGLSRGKSHGCRCRSSSHPAPTIGAPRPPVAMGLQPRRAAGPCPPAGRGAALPGARPAAPWARSDEPEGVPGRTATLPPLLPAPTASSAAPRPQPKKPPAAASAPKKAAPRPAEEKAPRKPRGAPPERPGPLSSSWPCSSLQRPPPRRPPTERGARPQPAPPQPRGRPGAGSRSCESLGGGPGEAAGRFSLSLPPEAIRVLQRRSLERQRGQITPAPGGRAALARRGGGDLRALLKVSLLNDQHRYDDEEYEEEEEAGAAADEGLVRKCTEWLRGVENAVGRDHPDRLETLPHLGTL, via the coding sequence ATGCCCACCCCGCGCCGGGGAAGGGTGTTCCCGGGGCGGGCGAAGGGCGGGAAGGGGGGCGGGTTATCGAGAGGGAAAAGCCACGGCTGTCGGTGCAGATCGAGCTCGCATCCAGCGCCGACGATCGGGGCTCCTCGTCCGCCTGTGGCCATGGGGCTGCAGCCGCGGCGAGCCGCGGGGCCCTGCCCGCCCGCGGGGAGAGGCGCTGCCCTGCCCGGAGCGCGCCCCGCGGCTCCCTGGGCCCGCAGCGATGAGCCGGAGGGGGTTCCCGGCCGCACCGCCACCCTGCCGCCCCTCCTGCCGGCCCCCACGGCTTCCTCTGCTGCCCCCCGGCCGCAGCCCAAGAAGCCGCCGGCGGCCGCCTCGGCTCCCAAGAAGGCAGCACCGCGGCCCGCGGAGGAGAAGGCGCCGAGGAAGCCTCGGGGAGCGCCCCCGGAGCGGCCGGgccccctctccagctcctggccctgctcgtCCCTGCAGCGGCCGCCGCCGCGGAGGCCGCCGACCGAGCGGGGAGCGCGGCcccagcccgccccgccgcAGCCGCGAGGGCGCCCGGGGGCAGGCAGCCGCTCCTGCGAGAGCCTcggcggggggccgggggaggcggcggggcgcTTCTCTCTCAGCCTGCCCCCGGAGGCGATCCGGGTGCTGCAGCGCCGCAGCCTGGAGCGGCAGCGGGGGCAGATCACCCCCGCGCCCGGCGGCAGAGCGGCCCTGgcccggcgcggcggcggcgacCTGCGCGCCCTGCTGAAGGTTTCGCTGCTCAACGACCAGCACCGCTACGACGACGAGGAGtacgaggaggaggaggaggcgggaGCCGCAGCGGACGAGGGGCTGGTGCGGAAATGCACTGAGTGGCTGCGCGGCGTGGAGAACGCGGTCGGCCGCGACCACCCCGACCGGCTGGAGACGCTGCCGCACCTCGGCACTCTCTGA
- the SFT2D1 gene encoding vesicle transport protein SFT2A isoform X2, whose product MEKLRRVLAGQDDEEQGLTAQDKVLDLTRSLMPQHSALVLESDGLPYALLLASCALFFTCFLMGPLKQLKAMFDPKRLIATIVMLLCLVLTLCAVFWWNKKGLAMLFCILQFLAMTWYSLSYIPFARDAVIKCFSSCLG is encoded by the exons ATGGAGAAGCTGCGGCGGGTGCTGGCCGGGCAGGACGACGAGGAGCAGGGACTGACGGCGCAG GATAAAGTGTTGGACCTAACAAG GTCCTTGATGCCTCAACACTCAGCTTTGGTACTCGAGTCAGATGGTTTGCCATATGCTTTGTTGCTGGCATCGTGTGCTcttttctt TACATGTTTCCTGATGGGGCCACTGAAGCAATTGAAAGCAATGTTTGATCCAAAACGATTAATAGCTACAATTGTGATGTTG CTTTGCCTAGTATTGACTCTTTGTGCTGTATTCTGG TGGAACAAAAAAGGTTTGGCGATGTTATTCTGCATATTGCAGTTTTTGGCAATGACCTG gTATAGTCTGTCTTATATTCCTTTTGCAAG ggaTGCTGTGATTAAATGCTTCTCATCCTGTCTAGGGTAA